From the genome of Desulfovibrio sp. JY:
GTTTGGATAACCCCCAATGATCTAAGCAGGCTGAGGACGCCATTCCTTGAGTCCTCGCAAAAGATGTTGACAGCAAAAGGTCTCAGAAGTTGTTCAGCTTATATATTGCCTGCTGGGTCAGTCGTTATTTCTTCACGCGCTCCAATTGGGTACCTCGCTGTCTCTAAAGTTGATTACTGCACAAACCAGGGGTGCAAAAGCATACTGCTCAAAGAAGGGTATGATTCTTTATATATATACTACAATATTCTACATAATATTGACAAGGTAAAGCGTATTGGCGAAGGGACAACATTTGCTGAGATTTCAAAGTCTGCGCTAGCCAATATTGAATTTGACTATATTGTAAATACTAAAGCACAATCCAAAATCGCCGAAATCCTCAGCACTGTTGACAAAGCTATTGAACAGACCGAAGCGATCATCACCAAGCAGCAGCGCATCAAAACCGGCTTGATGCAGGATTTGCTGACCAAGGGCATCGACGAAAACGGCAACATCCGCTCCGAAGAAACCCACGAGTTCAAGGATTCGCCGCTGGGACGGATTCCGGTGGAATGGGAAGCCAATCCTTTTCAGAAAATTGCTACGTATCAAAATGGGAAGGCTTTTCCTTCAAAGTACTACTCAACAAGTGGAGTACCTTTAGTTCGACCTGGTAATTTGCATGCAGATGGCTTTGTCCGCTGGGATGATAGCCATACAACCTACTTGCCGAAAGGTTTTTGGAATAAGAATGAGAAGTACCAAGTTTTTTCGGAAGAAATTTTAATGAACCTGACGGCTCAATCTCTTGAAGATAATTTTCTCGGCCGAGTGTGCTTAACGCCTGATAAAAATCGTTGTCTATTAAATCAACGAATTGCAAGAGTCACTCCAGTCGAATGTGATAAATACTATCTTTTTTGGATATTGCAAGGTCCTCACTTCAGAAATCATGTTGACTCAATCCCTCAAGGGTCTAAAGTCCAGCATTTATATAATGACAACCTTGATAGTGCTTTACTCTTGACACCAACATCTCGAAAAGAGCAGGTTTCTATAGCTGACATACTTGATGAACAATCGAGGAATATAAGAAATTCATGTAACTCACTTTTCAAGCTCCAATCTCTCAAAACAGCCCTCATGCAAGACCTTCTCACAGGAGACGTCCCCGTGACCAACCTTCTCGACGAACAATCGACAATCTGATAAGTGGCTGCATATGGCCACCACAAAGGAAACTCCCAAATATATCAGGCTGAACGAGCGCAAGCACGTCGAGATTCCTCTTTTGGAACAGCTCGACTCGCAGGGTTGGACCGTCACCGACCTCACGGATGAAAAACAGACTCCGGCCCACACGCGACGGGAGTCTTTTACCGAGGTGGTCATGACTCCTGTGCTGCGGGAGCAGCTCAAGGTCATCAATCCCTGGCTGGAAGACGACCAAGTGGAAGAAGTGGTCAAGCGGATCACCGCCAGCTTCCCGGGGACCAGCCTGCTGGAGAACAACAAATACGTCCACTCCCTGCTGCTGGAAAACACCAGCGTCTCGGAAAACCGCGCCACCGGAGAAAAGAGCCCCACCGTTCGCTATGTCGACTTTGAGAATGTGGACAACAACAGTTTTATTGCGGTTTGCCAATTTAAGGTGCGCATCCTCGGGACAGAGCACCACATTGTCCCGGATGTCGTCCTTTTCCTGAACGGGCTGCCCGTGGTGGTCATCGAGTGCAAATCGCCCAAGGTCCAGGAGCCGATCCCGGAAGCCTTGGATCAACTTCTTCGATACAGCGAGCAACGAGGGGCAAAAGGAGAAGGAAGCCAACCGCTGTTTTATTTCAACCTCTTTGTCCTCGCTACCTGCCGCAGCACTGCCAAGTTCGGGACCATTACCACACATACGGAAAACCTCTTCTTCCGATGGGTCGATCCATATCCTCGCACTCTGGACGATCTGGAACACGGCAGCTCAAGCCCCAATGATCAGCAGCGTCTGGTAGCCGGGATGATGGACAAGAGGAACCTGCTGGACCTACTCCGCACGTATTCCTTATTCACCACTAATGATAACGGTGAGACCTTCAAGATTGTCGCCAGATATCAGCAGTTCAGGGCGGTGAAAAAAGCGGTTCGACAGCTCTTGGAAGGGAAATCGCCCAAATCCCGAAGCGGCATCATATGGCATACCCAAGGCTCGGGGAAATCCTTGACCATGATGTTCATGGTTCGGGAGATGTATACCCACCCCCAGCTTTCCAAATGGAAGGTGGTGTTCGTCACGGATAGAACGCAGTTGGAGCAGCAACTTTCCGAGACTGGGCGCGGTGTTGGTTTTACCGTCAAGCCCGCCAATAGCATCCGCAGGCTCAAGGAACTGCTCCCCACGGATTCCTCCGATTTGATCATGGCTATGATCCATAAATTCCGTGAGGCGGACTTGGCCGAGTCGTTCCCCGAGTTGAACGTCAGCCCAAATATCCTGGTCATGACCGATGAGGCGCATCGATCACAGTACAAGTTGCTCCGGGCGAATCTTGATCGGGCCATCCCCAACGCCACTCACATCGGTTACACCGGAACTCCTATTGATCGGACAGAACGGGTTTTTGGCGACTATATAGACAAGTACACCATGCGCCAGTCCATCAAGGACGGAGTGACGCTTGAAATCGTGTACGAAGGCAGGACCCACGAGGCAGAGGTGACTAACCAGGCAGGTATGGACACCACCTTTGCCGATGTATTTAGCGACTACAATCTCCAGCAGCGCCTGGAAATCCTTGGCTATGGATCACGCGACGCCTATCTGGAGGCCAAGCCCACGATCGACTCCAAGGCCAAGGACATGGTGGGGCATTATCTAACCCATGTTTTCCCTAATGGATTCAAGGCTCAGGTTGTCGCCACGTCCCGAGCAGCCGCTGTTCGCTACAAAGCAGCATTAGAAACCGCCCTGGATGAAGCTGTGGCGGAACTGGAAAAATCGAACCCACTGCAACTAGATATCGAGCGACTCAAGGTCCTGAAAGTTGGGGTGGTCATATCAGGCGCTCACAACGACCTTCCCAATATCAAGGAACACACGGATTCATCCAAGCACGAAGCCATCATCAAGAGCTTCAAGCTCCCCTTTGGCGGAGAAGACGAGGGCGTTAACGGTGATATGGGAATCGTCGTGGTCAACAACATGCTTTTGACCGGGTTCGATGCACCCCTGGAACAGGTCATGTACTTGGACAAAGTCGTCGTGGCGCACAATCTGTTGCAAGCCATAGCCCGTGTAAACAGAGTCGGTGCTCCTGCAAAGGAAAAGGGCTTTGTGGTCGATTATGTCGGCATAGGGCACAATTTGAAAAAGGCCCTTGATGTTTATGACGAGAAAGAGCAGCAGGAGGTTCTGGAGGCGCTTAGCTTCCCGGAAGAAGAACTGCGGGAGCTCGTGGAGAGCCACAGGGCCATCTTCGATTTCTTGGAAAAGCATGGACTCACGGATTTGACCGACCACGATGCCTTCTTTGATCTCTTCTATGATGAGGATATCCGGTTCGAATTCATGCTGGCTTACAAGAAGTTGACCAGAAGTCTCAACTTGGTGTTTCCCGCCAAGGAAGCCCTGGACTTCATGTCAGACTATCAGATGCTGACGGAAATCAACGTGCTCGCCGGTAGGCACTTTCGTGACCAGCGCATGAGCATGAAGGGAATCCCCGACAAGCTGCGGGGCATCACAGATGCATACCTGAAGTCCAAAGGGATCGACCAGAAGGTCAAGCCCATTTCTATCTTGGACAAGGATTTCGAAGCGCAAGTCAGCACTCACAAGCGTTCAAAGACCAAGGCAGCCGAAGTGGAACATGCTGTGCGCCATCATATCGAGGTGGACCTGGACGATGATCCGGAACTCCAGGCGTCTTTTGCCGAAGCATTGGCCCTGATTTTCAAGGAATACAAGGACAATTGGGAGCGCATCTACAAGGAGCTTGAGAAGCTCCGCCAACGCATCAAGGAAGCCGAAAAGGAACCGACCTACGGGCTGCATAAGAAAAAGCAGATGCCTTTTTTCCGTATGTTCAAGCGGGAGTTGTTTGGAGTAACCGAATTGACTGAAGATCAGGTGACAAAACTTGTAGGATTAACGAAGGATATCTACGAGGTGGTGGAATGCGAACTGAAAATGACGGGTTTTTGGGAAAGCGCTCCGGCCCGAAACAAGCTCAAGGCTCAACTTCAAGAGGTTTTACTTTCTAAAGACTACATGGACCTGCCGAACATCATGGACAACTATTCACAAATCATTGCCAGAATTATGGAATTGGCAGATAAGAATAATGATCGCATTTTGTATGCAGCCTAGTCATGGATTTGAATTATTCCGTCATTTACTCGAACCGAAAGAAACTTTCCATCACTGTTGAGCGAGATCGCTCTATAGTTGTTCGAGCCCCTGAAGGTACTTCGCCAGAGAAAATTCAATCCATTGTTGAATCAAAAAAGCAATGGCTTTTTGAGAAGACGCATCATCCCCAGAAATATGTCAGTCTGCCACATCCGCCAGGGAAAGAGTTGGTCAACGGAGAGTCTATCCTTTATCTGGGGCGCTACTATCGCATGGAACTGGTTGACTCCAGCGGCGATATCCGCTTTCACAACAGGTTTTTCATACCCAAAGCGGTGGTTCCATTCGGTCGCAGAGCGTTACGGCGTTGGTTCAAGAAACGAGCCGAAGAGAAAATAAATCCTAGGGTGGAACATTATTCAAAAAGCTTAGGCGTTGAATATAATTTGCTTAACATGACAAACAGCAAGTACCGCTGGGGATCGTGTTCCACGAAGGACAATTTGAACTTGAATTGGCGGTTGATAAAAGCTCCCATGTTCGTCATCGATTACATCATTGTCCACGAATTGGCTCATTTGATTGAAGGAAACCATACTCCACGATTTTGGAATATTGTCCGTGCGCAAGTGGCTGATCTGGACAAAGCCAAAAAATGGCTGAGGGAAAACGGTCAATTGCTCGAATCAGATATCTGACCCTCCCTTTTAC
Proteins encoded in this window:
- a CDS encoding restriction endonuclease subunit S; its protein translation is MSKSQRLVSKRFDQIGELYSGATPSTAKSEYWEGDIVWITPNDLSRLRTPFLESSQKMLTAKGLRSCSAYILPAGSVVISSRAPIGYLAVSKVDYCTNQGCKSILLKEGYDSLYIYYNILHNIDKVKRIGEGTTFAEISKSALANIEFDYIVNTKAQSKIAEILSTVDKAIEQTEAIITKQQRIKTGLMQDLLTKGIDENGNIRSEETHEFKDSPLGRIPVEWEANPFQKIATYQNGKAFPSKYYSTSGVPLVRPGNLHADGFVRWDDSHTTYLPKGFWNKNEKYQVFSEEILMNLTAQSLEDNFLGRVCLTPDKNRCLLNQRIARVTPVECDKYYLFWILQGPHFRNHVDSIPQGSKVQHLYNDNLDSALLLTPTSRKEQVSIADILDEQSRNIRNSCNSLFKLQSLKTALMQDLLTGDVPVTNLLDEQSTI
- a CDS encoding M48 family metallopeptidase, with the protein product MDLNYSVIYSNRKKLSITVERDRSIVVRAPEGTSPEKIQSIVESKKQWLFEKTHHPQKYVSLPHPPGKELVNGESILYLGRYYRMELVDSSGDIRFHNRFFIPKAVVPFGRRALRRWFKKRAEEKINPRVEHYSKSLGVEYNLLNMTNSKYRWGSCSTKDNLNLNWRLIKAPMFVIDYIIVHELAHLIEGNHTPRFWNIVRAQVADLDKAKKWLRENGQLLESDI
- a CDS encoding HsdR family type I site-specific deoxyribonuclease, producing MATTKETPKYIRLNERKHVEIPLLEQLDSQGWTVTDLTDEKQTPAHTRRESFTEVVMTPVLREQLKVINPWLEDDQVEEVVKRITASFPGTSLLENNKYVHSLLLENTSVSENRATGEKSPTVRYVDFENVDNNSFIAVCQFKVRILGTEHHIVPDVVLFLNGLPVVVIECKSPKVQEPIPEALDQLLRYSEQRGAKGEGSQPLFYFNLFVLATCRSTAKFGTITTHTENLFFRWVDPYPRTLDDLEHGSSSPNDQQRLVAGMMDKRNLLDLLRTYSLFTTNDNGETFKIVARYQQFRAVKKAVRQLLEGKSPKSRSGIIWHTQGSGKSLTMMFMVREMYTHPQLSKWKVVFVTDRTQLEQQLSETGRGVGFTVKPANSIRRLKELLPTDSSDLIMAMIHKFREADLAESFPELNVSPNILVMTDEAHRSQYKLLRANLDRAIPNATHIGYTGTPIDRTERVFGDYIDKYTMRQSIKDGVTLEIVYEGRTHEAEVTNQAGMDTTFADVFSDYNLQQRLEILGYGSRDAYLEAKPTIDSKAKDMVGHYLTHVFPNGFKAQVVATSRAAAVRYKAALETALDEAVAELEKSNPLQLDIERLKVLKVGVVISGAHNDLPNIKEHTDSSKHEAIIKSFKLPFGGEDEGVNGDMGIVVVNNMLLTGFDAPLEQVMYLDKVVVAHNLLQAIARVNRVGAPAKEKGFVVDYVGIGHNLKKALDVYDEKEQQEVLEALSFPEEELRELVESHRAIFDFLEKHGLTDLTDHDAFFDLFYDEDIRFEFMLAYKKLTRSLNLVFPAKEALDFMSDYQMLTEINVLAGRHFRDQRMSMKGIPDKLRGITDAYLKSKGIDQKVKPISILDKDFEAQVSTHKRSKTKAAEVEHAVRHHIEVDLDDDPELQASFAEALALIFKEYKDNWERIYKELEKLRQRIKEAEKEPTYGLHKKKQMPFFRMFKRELFGVTELTEDQVTKLVGLTKDIYEVVECELKMTGFWESAPARNKLKAQLQEVLLSKDYMDLPNIMDNYSQIIARIMELADKNNDRILYAA